From Halomarina ordinaria:
GAGGCCGACGGCGAGGAACGCTACGACCACGTCCCCGGCCTGCTCGAACAGCTCTCGCGCGAACCGCGCGAGCGCCCCGAAATCGCCATCAGCGACAAGCCGCTCGACGAACTCGCGTTCGACGACATCGAACTGCGTAACTACGACTCGGCGGAGGGTATCCGCTTCGCCGTCGCGGAATGACGGGCGACGGTTCGGTCCGCGACGTCGACCCGCGCAGAGAGGGGGGCGAGGCCCCCGAGGTGGCGCTCGTCGCGGCCGTCGCCGCCAACGGCGTCATCGGCGCGGACGGCGAGATGCCGTGGCACTACCCCGAGGACCTGAAGCACTTCAAGCGGCTCACGACGGGCCACCCCGTCGTGATGGGGCGACGGACCTACGAGAGCATCGTCGCCGACCTCGGCGGCCCGCTGCCCGACCGGACGAACGTCGTGTTGAGCACGCGCGACCTCGACCTGCCGGAAGGGGCAGTCAGTGCGGACTCGGTCGAGGCGGCGCTCGCGACGGCCCGCGAGGCCGTGGACGGGGACGAAGACGTCGTGTTCGTCGTGGGGGGAGCGACCGTCTACGAACAGCTCCTCCCGCTGGCGGACCGACAGTACCTCACCGAACTCCCCGAGGCGTACGACGGCGACACGTACTACCCGGCGTGGGACCGCGAGGCGTGGGTGGAGGTCGACCGCGAGGAGCGCGACGGTCTCGCGTTCGTGGCGTACGAGCGCCGCGAACGCGCGTGATAGCCGCGCCCGCGGGGTCGTCGACCACCCCGAGCACGTTGGTAGCAGTTCCCGCGGGTATTATGCCGCCGGTCGGTTAGTCTACCGACATGAGCGACCCCATCGACTACGGCGCGCTCGACGCCGGGCGCGACTGTAACTACTGGACCTTCGACCCGACGCTCGCGGCGGCGGCCGAGCGCGCTTACCCGCCGGAGGAGTTCGACTGGGCCGCCCCTCGACTGGAGGCGTTCGGCGAGGTGGTCGGGACGCGGGTCGTCGAGAACTCCGAACGCGTCGAGGCGAACCCGCCGACGCTGCACACCTACGACCGGTGGGGCGAGGTGGCCAACCGCGTCGAGTACCACCCGGCGCTCGCCGACACCGAGCGAATCACCTACTGCGACTACGGCCTCTCGCACGACGTGTTCCACGCGCCGC
This genomic window contains:
- a CDS encoding dihydrofolate reductase, encoding MTGDGSVRDVDPRREGGEAPEVALVAAVAANGVIGADGEMPWHYPEDLKHFKRLTTGHPVVMGRRTYESIVADLGGPLPDRTNVVLSTRDLDLPEGAVSADSVEAALATAREAVDGDEDVVFVVGGATVYEQLLPLADRQYLTELPEAYDGDTYYPAWDREAWVEVDREERDGLAFVAYERRERA